The Podospora bellae-mahoneyi strain CBS 112042 chromosome 7, whole genome shotgun sequence genome includes a window with the following:
- a CDS encoding hypothetical protein (EggNog:ENOG503NWNA; COG:K) → MLSFFYFFLFYHYSLPTPSLTTMASLFRALTPLTRSSPTICASCRTTRPFTTTTLLTSGHNKWSKIRHDKAINDRKRMQTILFYTQQITVSCKLYGPDPTYNPNLANIITASKKAGVPKEKIEAALARGQGKSTSGATLESLTFEAVVPPSIALIIEAETESKLRCLQDLNLRVKKISGAPSSSKFFFSRLGRVVFEKDSENNVDIDQIMDEAIEAGAEDLENDAEGNIVVWTQPSDTAHVAKTLGARFDLKALSAGIVWTPNEDTKARLDSGIQHEKFAEMLEQMREDGDVQAIYSNVTRGEMSDEEWGKIEECLSR, encoded by the exons AtgctctcttttttttacttctttcttttctacCATTACAgtctccccaccccctcattAACCACAATGGCCTCCCTCTTCCGAGCTCTCACGCCCTTAACCCGGTCCTCTCCCACGATATGCGCCTCCTGTCGAACCACCcgccccttcaccaccaccaccctcctcaccagcggCCACAACAAGTGGTCCAAAATCCGCCATGACAAAGCCATCAACGACCGCAAAAGAATGCAAACCATCCTCTTCTACACCCAGCAGATAACTGTCTCTTGCAAAT TATACGGCCCCGACCCAAcctacaaccccaacctcgcaaacatcatcaccgcctccaaAAAAGCCGGCGTCCCCAAAGAAAAAATCGAAGCCGCCCTCGCCCGCGGCCAAGGAAAATCCACCTCGGGCGCCACCCTCGAGTCCCTCACCTTCGAAGCCGTagtccccccctccatcgcccTCATCATCGAAGCCGAAACTGAGTCCAAACTCCGCTGCCTTCAAGACCTCAACCTCCGCGTCAAAAAGATCTCTGGTGCCCCGTCCTCTTCCAAATTCTTCTTTAGTCGTCTCGGTAGGGTGGTCTTCGAAAAAGACTCGGAAAACAATGTCGATATCGACCAGATCATGGACGAGGCGATAGAAGCCGGTGCCGAAGATCTCGAAAATGACGCCGAGGGTAATATTGTTGTTTGGACACAGCCATCGGACACGGCCCACGTAGCCAAGACGTTAGGGGCGAGGTTTGACCTCAAGGCGTTGAGCGCCGGGATTGTCTGGACGCCAAACGAGGACACCaaggcgaggttggacaGCGGTATCCAGCATGAAAAGTTCGCCGAGATGCTCGAGCAGATGAGGGAGGACGGGGATGTGCAGGCGATTTACAGCAATGTGacgaggggggagatgagcGATGAGGAGTGGGGAAAGATTGAGGAGTGTTTGAGCCGATAG
- a CDS encoding hypothetical protein (COG:S; EggNog:ENOG503P59P) gives MLTTSLLAERFQNFGGSSDQISLSSRPCSFRQLRHRHHTHTFSDSTPHTGQTGRNTGKMGGLNLEVFKFGMYIMFPIGIMYYFGTNLDSRFSVPEFWPKPENANRIPLERDEIEAELQRLRARRLYLREKRLGEQGGQQQPRDQQE, from the exons ATGTTGACAACTTCTTTGCTTGCCGAGAGGTTCCAGAATTTTGGGGGAAGCTCAGATCAGATCAGCTTATCGAGCCGTCCGTGCAGTTTTCGACAGCttcgtcaccgtcaccacacacacacattctCTGATTCAACACCGCACACCGGTCAAACAGGGAGGAATACAGGCAAGATGGGTGGTCTTAACTTGGAGGTCTTCAAG TTCGGAATGTACATCATGTTCCCCATCGGAATCATGTACTACTTTGGCACCAACCTCGACTCGAGATTCTCCGTCCCCGAGTTCTGGCCCAAGCCCGAGAACGCAAACAGGATCCCGCTCGAGAGGGACGAGATCGAGGCTGAGCTGCAGCGGTTGAGGGCTCGGAGGTTGTATCTtagggagaagaggttgggggagcagggggggcagcagcaaccacggGATCAGCAGGAGTaa
- the SMP3 gene encoding alpha 1,2 mannosyltransferase (CAZy:GT22; EggNog:ENOG503NY93; COG:G), with product MWRRTYLFLVLVRLWFALSPSYLHPDENFQGPEVIAGQIFKYPVRHTWEFTSENPIRSVFPLWPVYGLPMLLLRWLWIGNGNDGEIPPIAVFWTLRVLMFVVGFVLEDWAVYELIRSPRHRRLAVLLVASSYVTWTYQTHTFSNSIESLVVAWCLVLIERIVGSPQESTVLASTVLGVVAVFGVFNRITFPAFLLIPGLRLLPYYFKNPLSFLAIVTAGLFTTGLAIALDTAFYTPHSITWSDLIHNPVLTPLNNLIYNLDPENLAKHGLHPWYQHILVNLPQLLGPGALLLFTRPQLSLRLYSAISGIVVLSISQHQEARFLLPTVPLILSSVRLPKSEKLTRIWTVSWIIFNFIFGALMGTYHQGGVIPAQVFLSKQPDATQAVWWKTYSPPIWLLNGKNEVLTTKDVMGLAGDKLLAQLTELATCDLPADRRSNEYLKEKKGTYLVAPLSATWLDGYLENKGHEGLRFREVWRYKRHLNMDDLDFGEDGVWNTLERVVGRRGLGIWRVTRTCPERRGSWR from the exons ATGTGGCGGAGAACGTATCTCTTTCTGGTTCTCGTCCGGCTTTGGTTTGCCCTATCACCAAGCTATCTCCATCCGGACGAGAACTTCCAAGGCCCCGAGGTTATCGCTG GGCAAATCTTCAAATACCCAGTCCGACACACCTGGGAGTTTACGAGCGAGAACCCGATCCGAAGCGTCTTCCCATTATGGCCGGTCTACGGGTTACCAATGCTTCTTTTGAGGTGGTTATGGATCGGAAACGGTAACGACGGCGAGATACCACCCATCGCTGTCTTTTGGACCCTGCGGGTCTTGATGTTTGTGGTGGGGTTCGTTTTGGAGGATTGGGCAGTCTACGAGTTGATCCGGTCGCCCCGGCATAGACGACTTGCTGTTCTCTTGGTTGCGTCATCGTACGTGACGTGGACATACCAGACCCATACCTTTTCGAATTCCATCGAGTCGTTGGTTGTCGCATGGTGCTTGGTGCTCATCGAGCGCATTGTTGGGAGCCCA CAGGAGAGCACCGTTCTAGCCTCGACGGTCCTTGGAGTTGTTGCCGTTTTTGGCGTGTTTAATCGTATTACCTTTCCAGCGTTTTTATTGATACCCGGGCTTCGGCTGTTGCCCTACTACTTCAAGAA ccctctttctttcctcgCGATCGTCACCGCCGGActcttcaccaccggcctAGCCATCGCTCTCGATACCGCATTCTACACACCACACTCGATCACCTGGTCCGATCTCATCCACAACCCGGTGCTCACCCCTCTCAATAACCTCATCTACAACCTCGACCCCGAGAATCTAGCCAAACATGGCCTTCACCCCTGGTACCAGCACATCCTGgtcaacctcccccagctcctcggcccaggagccctcctcctcttcacccggCCCCAGCTCTCCCTTCGCCTATATTCCGCCATTTCTGGAATCGTGGTGTTGTCCAtctcccaacaccaagaagcccgcttcctcctccccacgGTCCCCCTAATCCTCTCCTCGGTCCGCCTCCCCAAAAGCGAGAAGCTCACCCGCATCTGGACCGTATCATGGATCAtcttcaacttcatcttTGGCGCCCTAATGGGAACCTACCACCAAGGTGGAGTAATCCCCGCCCAGGTATTTTTATCAAAACAACCCGACGCCACCCAGGCAGTATGGTGGAAAACCTATTCCCCCCCCATCTGGCTCTTGAATGGAAAAAACGAAGTCCTAACGACAAAAGATGTGATGGGGCTGGCAGGGGATAAGTTGTTGGCGCAACTAACAGAGTTGGCTACGTGCGACCTGCCGGCGGACAGGAGGAGTAACGAGTACttaaaagagaagaaggggacgTACTTGGTCGCGCCGCTGAGCGCGACTTGGCTGGATGGGTATTTGGAGAATAAGGGGCATGAAGGGTTGAGGTTTAGGGAGGTGTGGAGGTATAAGAGGCATTTGAATATGGACGAtttggattttggggaggatggggtttggAATACGCTGGAacgggtggtggggaggagggggttggggatttggagggTTACGAGGACTTGTCCGGAacggagggggagttggcgTTAa
- the SCON3 gene encoding E3 ubiquitin ligase complex SCF subunit scon-3 (BUSCO:EOG09264ZWF; EggNog:ENOG503P1T7; COG:O), with translation MADSSSTTKIVLESNEGARIDVERIVAERSVLIKNLIDDLGEEAVLAEPIPIPNVNTAVLKKVIDWCKYHKNDAAQSADDDNDNRKKTTDIDEWDQKFMQVDQEMLFEIILAANYLDIKQLLDVGCKTVANMIKGKSPEEIRKTFNITNDFTPEEEEQIRRENEWAEDR, from the exons ATGGCCGATTcttccagcaccaccaagatcGTGCTCGAGTCCAACGAGGGCGCCAGGATCGATGTTG AGCGCATCGTCGCCGAACGGTCGGTTCTCATCAAGAACTTGATTGACGATCTCGGAGAGGAGGCTGTTTTGGCTGAGCCGATCCCCATCCCAAATGTCAATACTGCCGTGCTCAAAAAGGTCATCGACTGGTGCAAGTACCACAAGAATGACGCTGCTCAATCCGCAGACGATGACAACGATAATCGCAAGAAGACCACCGACATCGACGAGTGGGACCAGAAGTTCATGCAGGTGGACCAAGAGATGTTGTTCGAGATCATTTTG GCTGCCAACTATCTCGACATTAAGCAACTCCTGGACGTTGGTTGCAAGACTGTCGCCAACATGATTAAAGGCAAGTCGCCAGAAGAGATCCGCAAGACATTCAACATTACAAATGACTTCACccccgaggaagaggaacaAATCCGCCGCGAGAACGAGTGGGCTGAGGATCGTTAA
- the RPL39 gene encoding 60S ribosomal protein L39 (EggNog:ENOG503P6XJ; COG:J) produces MPSHKTFRTKQKLAKAQKQNRPIPQWIRLRTGNTIRYNAKRRHWRKTRLGL; encoded by the exons ATGCCG AGCCACAAGACTTTCCGGACCAAGCAGAAGCTTGCTAAGGCCCAGAAGCAGAACCGTCCCATTCCCCAATGGATTCGCCTCCGCACTGGTAACACCATCAG ATACAACGCCAAGCGGAGACATTGGCGCAAGACCCGCCTCGGCCTCTAA
- the ARL1 gene encoding Arf GTPase arl1 (COG:U; EggNog:ENOG503NWAZ): MGQTMSWLGSLSSFFSSKKEIRILILGLDNAGKTTLLYRLKIGEVVTTIPTIGFNVESVTYNNLNFNVWDLGGQTSIRPYWRCYYANTAAVIFVVDSTDIERLQTAADELAAMLNEDELKDAALLVFANKQDQPGAKGAADISQALRLGELRDRNWSIVPCSAVDGSGVEEGMNWLSQTVAQD, encoded by the exons ATGGGGCAAACCATGTCATGGCTCGGTTCCTTGTCCAGCTTCTTTTCGTCAAAGAAGGAAATCCGGATTCTGATTCTCGGACTG GACAACGCCGGCAAAACCACACTTCTCTACAGACTCAAG ATCGGCGAGGTAGTAACAACGATACCAACGATCGGGTTCAACGTAGAGTCCGTCACatacaacaacctcaacttcaacGTGTGGGATCTTGGTGGACAGACTAGCATCAGGCCATACTGGAGATGCTACTATGCCAACACGGCAGCGGTCATCTTCGTGGTGGACTCGACCGATATCGAGCGGTTGCAGACAGCGGCGGATGAGTTGGCGGCCATGCTGAACGAGGATGAGCTGAAGGATGCCGCACTGTTGGTATTTGCCAACAAGCAGGATCAACCGGGTGCGAAGGGTGCGGCGGACATCTCTCAGGCGCTCAGGCTTGGCGAGCTGAGGGACAGAAACTGGAGCATCGTCCCTTGCAGTGCCGTTGATGGCTCTGGTGTGGAAGAGGGAATGAACTGGCTGTCG CAAACTGTAGCACAGGATTAG
- the FRS2 gene encoding Phenylalanyl-tRNA synthetase, beta subunit, cytoplasmic (COG:J; BUSCO:EOG09261RU1; EggNog:ENOG503NTY7), with product MAQTSGASTGDLTTEILQALSQKDPINSTEAFPQIPFESIKAALDRLASRSMVKYEQIEREEAFLEPEAEIIVSHGSHEARVFDAVHKALEGLSIQDLEKEIGDKTVTKLGQGKAFKEKWIKKDGSKLVALVDSINDVTRDQLRVIKETKTHDAKIIADLKKRKLLKLQKVISFTIHKAEKFALEMVKEETDLTAEMLASGAWKEATFKPYNFKALGADQHAGALHPLNKVRSEFRQIFFEMGFTEMPTNQFVESGFWNFDTLFVPQQHPARDLQDTFYVSDPPKAGRPTATGPNDKADYEEYFKNVQQVHQDGKYDSIGYRYPWAEDESLRLVLRTHTTSVSAAMLHKLAQQKDENGRVPPARYFSIDRVFRNETVDATHLCEFHQVEGVIADYGLTLGGLMEFMDMFFGAMGVTDLRYKPAYNPYTEPSMEIFSHHKGLNKLIEIGNSGIFRPEMLEAMGLPRDLRVFGFGLSLERPTMIKYGISNIRELLGHQVDLSFVQKNPAVRFDK from the exons ATGGCTCAAACAAGCGGCGCCTCAACGGGGGATCTCACCACAGAGATCCTCCAGGCTCTTTCCCAGAAGGACCCCATCAACTCGACCGAGGCTTTCCCCCAGATCCCCTTCGAGTCCATCAAAGCCGCCCTCGACCGTCTCGCTTCCCGGTCTATGGTCAAATACGAACAAATCGAGCGCGAAGAGGCCTTCTTGGAACCAGAGGCTGAGATTATCGTCAGCCACGGCAGTCATGAGGCCCGTGTCTTCGATGCAGTGCACAAGGCGTTGGAAGGCTTGTCGATTCAGGATTTGGAAAAGGAGATCGGCGACAAGACAGTGACCAAGCTTGGTCAGGGCAAGGCTTTCAAGGAGAAGTGGATCAAGAAGGATGGTAGCAAGTTGGTTGCATTG GTCGACTCGATCAACGATGTTACGAGGGATCAACTCAGGGTGATCAAGGAGACAAAGACACACGATGCCAAGATTATTGCCGACCTGAAGAAGCGCAAGCTTCTTAAGCTCCAGAAGGTCATTTCCTTCACGATACACAAGGCCGAGAAGTTCGCCCTCGAAAtggtcaaggaggagacAGATCTTACCGCCGAGATGCTGGCATCTGGCGCGTGGAAGGAGGCTACTTTCA AGCCATACAATTTCAAGGCACTGGGTGCTGATCAACATGCTGGTGCCCTTCACCCCCTGAACAAGGTCCGCTCTGAGTTCCG TCAAATCTTCTTCGAAATGGGCTTCACAGAAATGCCTACCAACCAGTTCGTCGAGTCTGGCTTCTGG AACTTCGACACACTCTTCGTCCCTCAGCAGCATCCTGCTCGTGATCTCCAAGATACTTTCTACGTCTCAGACCCACCAAAGGCCGGCAGACCTACTGCCACTGGTCCAAATGACAAGGCGGACTATGAGGAGTATTTCAAGAACGTACAACAAGTTCACCAGGACGGCAAGTATGACTCGATCGGTTACAGATATCCCTGGGCTGAGGATGAGTCGCTAAG ACTTGTTCTGCGGACACACACCACTTCCGTTTCTGCCGCCATGCTGCACAAGCTCGCGCAACAGAAGGACGAGAATGGGCGTGTGCCACCAGCGCGGTACTTCTCTATCGACAGAGTCTTCAGGAACGAGACAGTCGATGCCACACATCTTTGCGAGTTCCACCAAGTAGAGGGCGTCATTGCTGATTATGGCCTGACCCTCGGTGGCCTGATGGAGTTCATGGATATGTTCTTCGGCGCCATGGGTGTCACAGATTTGCGTTACAAGCCTGC TTACAACCCGTACACTGAGCCATCGATGGAaatcttctcccaccacaagggcctcaacaagctcatcgAAATCGGTAACTCTGGTATTTTCAGGCCtgagatgttggaggcgATGGGTCTGCCCAGGGACTTGAGGGTGTTCGGTTTCGGTCTGAGTCTGGAGAGACCAACTATGATCAAGTATGGTATCTCCAACATTCGCGAGCTCCTCGGCCACCAAGTCGACCTGAGCTTCGTGCAAAAGAACCCGGCCGTTCGTTTCGACAAATAG
- a CDS encoding hypothetical protein (EggNog:ENOG503PR23), whose translation MTSSSSSGQGSRPGPLDIGGSSSCRTTDYFNCNGEATSPTSPASTTAPLFPRSRTAYGSSPPDSVKSVKSPRKVNANSYCGRHSDEFLFGGRSLGDLWRAVKK comes from the exons ATgacgtcttcgtcttcttcgggACAAGGCTCCCGCCCGGGTCCGCTTGATATTGGGGGTTCTTCATCATGCAGAACAACG GACTATTTTAACTGCAATGGTGAAGCGACATCGCCTACGTCTCCTGCGTCGACTACTGCCCCGCTGTTTCCACGGAGTAGGACGGCGTATGGGAGCTCGCCGCCTGATTCGGTCAAGAGTGTCAAGAGCCCGAGGAAGGTGAATGCGAATAGTTATTGTGGGAGGCACTCGGATGAGTTTCTGTTTGGGGGACGGTCGTTGGGAGATTTGTGGAGGGCTGTGAAGAAGTGA
- a CDS encoding hypothetical protein (COG:I; EggNog:ENOG503P25I): MSTTTRPTQKPPTSALTPKKLYLVLYNSASAVAWLTVLGRVVVTLNYKGDPFFVPLVVDNFARVTQTFAVMEILHALTGVVPAPVFTTLMQVASRLFLMYAITLPFPQLNASYWYSSMLCAWATTEVIRYTYFVFKQFDRIPASLHWLRYSAFLILYPIGISSEVAMTLRALWGPASSEAFAWSSWYPYALGAVLLSYIPGSVVLYGHMLKQRRKYLGAGAKGEEVKNQKKRQ; encoded by the exons ATGAgtacaacaacaagacccaCGCAAAAACCGCCCACCTCGGCCCTCACGCCGAAAAAGCTATACCTTGTATTATACAACTCCGCCTCGGCGGTGGCCTGGCTGACGGTGCTCGGGAGGGTGGTCGTGACGTTGAACTACAAGGGGGATCCGTTTTTCGTTccgttggtggtggacaatTTTGCGAGGGTGACGCAGACGTTTGCTGTGATGGAGATTTTGCATGCTTTGACTG GCGTCGTCCCCGCCCCCGTCTTCACAACCCTCATGCAAGTCGCCTcccgcctcttcctcatgTACGCCATCAcgctccccttcccccagctCAACGCTTCCTACTGGTACTCCTCCATGCTCTGCGCCTGGGCCACCACTGAGGTTATTCGATACACCTACTTCGTCTTCAAGCAATTCGACCGCATCCCGGCTTCTCTTCACTGGCTGAGGTATTCTGCCTTTTTGATCCTCTACCCCATTGGGATCAGCTCCGAGGTTGCCATGACGCTCAGGGCTCTTTGGGGTCCTGCGAGCAGTGAGGCGTTTGCTTGGAGCAGCTGGTACCCTTATGCGCTGGGGGCGGTGTTGTTAAGTTATATCCCGGGGAGTGTGGTGCTTTATGGGCATATGTtgaagcagaggaggaagtatcttggtgctggggcgaagggggaggaggttaagaaccagaagaagagacagTAA
- a CDS encoding hypothetical protein (EggNog:ENOG503NXU1; COG:S): protein MKKTLLLCFIHGFKGNDHTFGPNQAFPTHLLSLLRPLLPKLNLEFLIYPTYETRGDLTDCVNRFRDWLLNKVIDLEVSLGTPSPTVEPGVRVILIGHSMGGIVAAETAISIASEQAINGSIPNNGNSPDQGNMKAPLNSLMFPYIQAVLAFDTPYLGISPGVVAHGAETHYSKAAEVMGQLSGLASIWGGASSNAAKENHHQQRQAPQKAIEAPPSTQKQQQQQQQQPDQKPQTGGSGWGKWGTLALAAGAVGAITATGAAAYLKREQITQGLTWATSHLEFVGCLARKEELRKRVAYMMRLNKELNVGFGNLYTRLGKSAGALEKVSMVGTVLGDERTFCVVPQRDQAGDWRPAINDKARDETWAHMSMFEPKENPGYDKLSADARDMIASWVNQEWYESSTETIHA, encoded by the exons ATGAAGAAGACACTCCTCCTCTGTTTCATCCACGGCTTCAAGGGTAACGACCACACCTTCGGCCCCAACCAAGccttcccaacccacctcctctccctcctccgccccctcctccccaaactcaacctcGAATTCCTCATCTACCCCACCTACGAAACCCGCGGCGACCTAACCGATTGCGTCAACCGCTTCCGCGACTGGCTCCTCAACAAGGTAATCGACCTCGAAGTCTCCCTcggcaccccctcccccaccgtgGAACCCGGCGTCCGCGTCATCCTGATCGGCCACTCCATGGGCGGCATCGTCGCCGCCGAAACAGCCATCTCCATCGCCTCCGAACAAGCAATCAACGgctccatccccaacaacGGCAACTCCCCCGACCAAGGCAACATGAAAGCacccctcaactccctcatGTTCCCCTACATCCAGGCCGTCCTCGCTTTCGACACCCCTTATCTCGGCATCTCCCCCGGCGTCGTCGCCCACGGGGCAGAAACGCACTACTCCAAAGCAGCAGAAGTGATGGGTCAACTAAGCGGCCTGGCATCGATATGGGGCGGTGCTTCTTCCAACGCAGCCAaagaaaaccaccaccaacaacgacaagCTCCCCAAAAAGCCATCGAagcccctccatccacccagaaacaacaacaacaacaacagcaacaaccagacCAAAAACCACAAACCGGAGGAAGCGGCTGGGGAAAATGGGGAACCCTCGCCCTGGCAGCCGGAGCAGTAGGCGCAATAACCGCAACAGGAGCGGCAGCCTACCTCAAGCGCGAGCAGATAACCCAAGGCCTCACCTGGGCCACCTCCCATCTCGAATTCGTCGGCTGCCTCGCCCGAAAAGAAGAACTTCGGAAGCGGGTGGCGTACATGATGCGCCTCAACAAGGAGCTGAACGTCGGTTTTGGGAACCTCTACACCCGGCTGGGTAAAAGTGCCGGGGCTCTCGAAAAGGTCAGCATGGTCGGCACGGTGCTGGGAGACGAGAGGACGTTTTGCGTGGTGCCGCAGAGGGATCAGGCCGGGGATTGGCGACCAGCAATTAACGACAAGGCGAGGGATGAGACGTGGGCGCACATGT CAATGTTCGAACCAAAAGAGAATCCAGGATACGACAAACTCTCCGCTGATGCGAGAGATATGATCGCAAGCTGGGTAAACCAGGAATGGTATGAGAGCTCGACGGAGACGATACACGCATGA
- the PAP1 gene encoding polynucleotide adenylyltransferase (COG:A; EggNog:ENOG503NUH2; BUSCO:EOG09260VYK) gives MTERVYGVTPPISTALPTEAEKRMHQALHEELRAQGTFESRAETEARKKVITQLEKITTAFVKKATAETQNSFMVREAIGRVFTYGSYRLGVYGPGSDIDTLVVAPKHVTTEQYFRLFPPLLVEMAPPGAITDLTPVPDAFVPIIKFEFSGISIDLIFCSIKGLTQIPEDKSWNLTDNTLLRGLSENEVRSLNGTRVTDEILNLVPEPATFKLALRAIKLWAQRKAIYANIMGFPGGVAWAMLVARVCQLYPKATSAVVVNKFFHIMLKWPWPLPVLLKDIEYNISVTRAPVWNPKLYSSDRNHRMPIITPAYPAMCATHNINRSSKVVIMQELEKGVQVTEEIMTGRAPWKALFTKHTFFTSDFRYYLTVISSSRTKDAQNVWSGFIESRVRVLVNKIENHAAIVLARPFNKGYDRQHRCQNYEQLGDVVNSGSLAYLYKPTPEEEKAKGEAKTEVKAELINANLKPESVLQDGPVVKPEPGTEIAAPPPVTAADGAAIKPEPGAESAMPPPAPPPVADGVKKEEITKNGDGVEQKDGNDGEVKLADIPEKKQELEVFTTNYYIGLQLGKTPASLDLSREVQEWMSMCRSSDLYKEGVNFLAVTHIKNTMLPDDVFEPGEVRPRPPKKKLKRQAPDDSSAQQPTKKSKPVGSALTPAVS, from the exons ATGACTGAACGCGTCTACGGCGTCACGCCGCCCATCTCGACGGCTCTCCCCACCGAGGCAGAGAAGCGAATGCACCAGGCGCTCCATGAGGAGCTGCGTGCCCAGGGCACTTTCGAGAGTCGCGCCGAGACAGaagcgaggaagaaggttATTACTCAGCTTGAGAAAATCACAACTGCGTTTGTCAAGAAGGCTACGGCCGAGACCCAAAACTCGTTCATGGTGCGCGAAGCGATTGGGAGGGTGTTTACTTATGGCAGTTACCGTCTTGGTGTCTATGGTCCGGGTTCCGATATCGATACCCTGGTGGTGGCCCCCAAGCATGTCACGACCGAGCAGTACTTCCGTCtctttcctcccctcctcgtcgagaTGGCTCCCCCCGGCGCCATCACTGATCTCACTCCAGTCCCCGACGCCTTTGTGCCCATAATCAAGTTTGAGTTTTCCGGTATCAGCATCGATCTGATCTTTTGCTCCATCAAAGGTCTCACCCAGATTCCCGAGGACAAGAGTTGGAACCTGACCGACAACACTCTGCTGCGCGGACTGAGTGAAAATGAGGTGCGTTCGCTCAACGGAACAAGAGTCACAGATGAgatcctcaacctcgtccccGAACCTGCTACCTTTAAACTAGCTCTCCGGGCCATCAAGCTGTGGGCGCAGCGCAAAGCCATCTATGCGAACATTATGGGTTTCCCCGGAGGTGTTGCCTGGGCCATGCTGGTTGCCAGAGTGTGCCAGCTGTATCCCAAAGCAACAAGTGCGGTTGTGGTGAACAAGTTCTTTCATATCATGTTGAAGTGGCCCTGGCCGCTGCCTGTCTTGCTCAAGGATATCGAGTACAACATTTCCGTTACACGGGCCCCTGTTTGGAATCCCAAG CTATACTCCAGCGACAGAAACCACAGGatgcccatcatcaccccagcATACCCAGCCATGTGCGCAAcccacaacatcaacaggtCCTCCAAGGTGGTGATCATGCAAGAGTTGGAGAAAGGAGTCCAGGTAACTGAGGAAATCATGACAGGCAGAGCACCGTGGAAGGCGCTATTCACCAAACATACCTTCTTCACGTCTGACTTTCGGTATTACCTTACAGTCATTTCGTCTAGCAGGACCAAGGATGCCCAGAACGTGTGGTCAGGTTTCATTGAGTCGAGGGTGCGTGTTCTTGTGAACAAGATTGAGAATCATGCCGCCATAGTACTGGCGCGCCCATTCAACAAGGGATACGACCGTCAGCACCGTTGCCAAAATTATGAGCAGCTTGGAGATGTGGTCAACAGCGGAAGCTTGGCATACCTGTACAAGCCCACGCccgaagaggagaaggccaagggtGAAGCCAAGACAGAAGTCAAGGCAGAGTTGATCAATGCGAATCTGAAGCCAGAGAGTGTGTTGCAAGATGGCCCAGTCGTTAAGCCCGAGCCTGGTACCGAGATTGCAGCACCCCCGCCCGTTACCGCAGCAGATGGAGCTGCCATCAAGCCAGAACCGGGCGCAGAGTCAGCCATGCCACCCCCggcgccaccaccagtcGCCGATGGGGTCAAGAAGGAAGAAATCACAAAGAATGGAGATGGAGTCGAACAGAAAGACGGCAATGACGGCGAAGTCAAGCTTGCCGATATCCCGGAGAAGAAACAGGAACTGGAAGTGTTTACCACTAACTACTACATTGGGCTACAGCTGGGCAAGACGCCCGCGTCACTCGATCTTTCTCGCGAGGTCCAGGAGTGGATGAGCATGTGTCGCAGCAGCGACCTCTATAAGGAAGGCGTCAACTTTCTCGCCGTCACCCACATCAAGAACACGATGCTTCCCGACGATGTATTCGAACCTGGCGAGGTGAGGCCGCGTCCCCCGAAGAAAAAGCTCAAGAGACAAGCGCCGGATGATTCTTCGGCGCAGCAACCGACAAAGAAATCCAAGCCAGTCGGGTCAGCTCTGACCCCGGCCGTGAGCTAG